The proteins below are encoded in one region of Halobaculum roseum:
- a CDS encoding DUF2249 domain-containing protein, which yields MDAIGDIVAETSAPNDRHRETLDARELPPPQPLQNTLERLAEIGDDTVLVQLNDRAAQHLYPKLTDRGYEFETVETDSRVVTAIWRD from the coding sequence ATGGACGCGATCGGCGATATCGTCGCGGAGACATCCGCACCGAACGACCGGCATCGTGAGACGTTGGACGCACGGGAGCTCCCACCGCCCCAACCGCTTCAGAACACGCTGGAACGGCTCGCGGAGATCGGGGACGACACCGTCTTGGTTCAGCTCAACGATCGCGCAGCTCAACACCTGTATCCGAAGTTGACCGACCGAGGATACGAGTTCGAGACGGTCGAAACCGACAGTCGGGTCGTGACGGCGATCTGGAGAGACTGA
- a CDS encoding CGCGG family rSAM-modified RiPP protein, whose protein sequence is MSTHDDHDHGDVQPVTDRVHDTSWSANLEKPEHASDRDLVRRQAVDAIEHTAGGNHVNLVTHGDHGHPSEYLYPTLEEEFDGSDLDWEYIEQCGCGGHVVRVHVP, encoded by the coding sequence ATGAGCACCCACGACGACCACGACCACGGGGACGTCCAACCTGTCACCGACCGAGTTCACGACACATCGTGGTCCGCGAACCTCGAGAAACCGGAACACGCTTCGGATCGCGACCTGGTCCGTCGACAGGCGGTCGACGCGATCGAACACACGGCCGGCGGAAACCACGTCAATTTGGTCACCCATGGCGATCACGGGCATCCGTCGGAATACCTTTACCCAACGTTAGAGGAGGAGTTCGACGGGAGCGACCTCGACTGGGAGTACATCGAACAGTGCGGCTGTGGCGGACACGTTGTTCGCGTCCACGTCCCCTGA